In one Sebastes umbrosus isolate fSebUmb1 chromosome 13, fSebUmb1.pri, whole genome shotgun sequence genomic region, the following are encoded:
- the nup62l gene encoding nucleoporin 62 like: protein MSGGFNFGQASTGGFAFGAPKPAAAAPAPATGFGMTGSMPPAAAPGGGGGGGFAFGSSTQPTNNPAGSFSFGTPAKSTAAAAAPAGGGGFSFGTPTASFGMATPHTAAAAPPGLTLGSVPAGFGLGPGLSAPQTVNLAGGGGFAFGTPSQAQQQQQQQQQQQQQQQQQLAAQLQPAAQPPTAAVTATQGAGGLGFGFNFGATKVQATTAAAPVAAAAPGGGFSFGTSAPANLTLGMQLQQAPTAAAAMTAQGGGFAFGIKPSSTPAPPASTQAALAPAPGPSLFATPVSTAAAAAAASVAAAAASAAAMGTGFTMGAVPTLAASTVPPSTTAAGGGLAFMLKPLGAATITSASAPVPAHTATITATTTGAVPGFTLGLKPPVSASITTVATAATMPTTTAPPVMTYAQLEGLINKWSLELEDQERHFLQQATQVNAWDRMLVENGEKITALHKEMEKVKLDQRRLNQELDFILSQQKELEDLLCPLEESVKEQSGTIYMQNADEERERTYKLAENVDAQLKRMSQDLKEIIEHLNTSSGPADTSDPLQQICKILNTHMDSLQWIDQNSVLLQRRVEEVSKQCDNQRKDQEKTFRLTFD from the exons ATGAGCGGTGGATTCAACTTCGGGCAAGCCTCTACTGGAGGTTTCGCTTTCGGAGCTCCGAAGCCGGCAGCAGCAGCCCCGGCCCCGGCTACAGGCTTCGGGATGACCGGCTCCATGCCACCGGCAGCagctccaggaggaggaggaggaggaggcttcGCTTTCGGCTCCTCCACTCAGCCCACCAACAACCCAGCCGGCTCCTTCAGCTTCGGCACCCCAGCAAagagcacagcagcagcagcagcacccgcAGGAGGAGGTGGCTTCTCCTTTGGGACCCCCACAGCCTCCTTTGGTATGGCCACCCctcatacagcagcagcagcaccaccaggGCTGACTCTGGGTTCAGTTCCAGCTGGGTTCGGCCTGGGTCCGGGTTTATCCGCCCCACAGACTGTCAACCTTGCAGGAGGAGGTGGGTTCGCCTTTGGGACCCCTTCTCaagctcaacaacaacaacaacaacaacagcaacaacaacaacaacaacaacaacaacttgcaGCTCAACTCCAACCTGCTGCACAACCACCAACAGCAGCTGTGACAGCAACCCAAGGAGCAGGTGGCCTCGGTTTTGGGTTCAACTTTGGAGCAACTAAAGTCCAGGCGACCACAGCTGCAGcccctgttgctgctgctgcaccaggAGGAGGGTTCAGCTTTGGCACCAGTGCTCCAGCCAACCTCACCCTGGGCATGCAGCTGCAGCAAGCAcccactgctgctgcagccatgACAGCTCAGGGTGGAGGATTTGCCTTTGGTATCAAACCCTCATCCACCCCAGCTCCTCCTGCATCCACCCAGGCAGCTCTAGCTCCAGCTCCAGGCCCGTCTCTCTTTGCTACACCCGTCTCTacggctgctgctgccgctgctgcatctgtagctgcagctgctgctagTGCCGCTGCAATGGGTACAGGCTTTACTATGGGTGCAGTTCCAACTTTAGCAGCGAGCACCGTCCCTCCATCGACCACAGCAGCCGGTGGAGGTCTGGCTTTTATGCTTAAACCTCTGGGGGCTGCCACCATCACCTCCGCCTCCGCCCCAGTCCCTGCCCATACTGCCACCATTACAGCTACCACAACGGGTGCTGTTCCCGGCTTCACACTGGGGCTCAAACCTCCAGTCAGCGCAAGCATCACAACAGTCGCTACAGCAGCAACAATGCCCACAACCACTGCTCCTCCAGTGATGACCTACGCCCAGCTAGAGGGGCTCATCAACAAGTGGAGTCTTGAGCTGGAGGACCAGGAGAGACATTTCTTACAGCAGGCCACTCAGGTGAACGCCTGGGACCGCATGCTGGTGGAGAACGGCGAGAAGATCACCGCCCTGCACAAGGAGATGGAGAAGGTGAAGCTGGACCAGAGGAGGCTAAACCAGGAGCTGGACTTCATCCTGTCCCAGCAGAAGGAGCTGGAGGACTTGCTCTGCCCGCTCGAGGAGTCGGTGAAGGAGCAGAGTGGAACCATCTACATGCAGAACGCCGACGAGGAACGCGAAAGAACGTACAAGCTCGCCGAGAACGTGGACGCACAGCTGAAGAGGATGTCGCAGGACCTGAAGGAGATCATCGAGCATCTGAACACGTCCAGTGGCCCAGCAGATACCAGTGATCCA CTTCAGCAGATCTGTAAAATCCTCAACACCCACATGGATTCACTTCAGTGGATCGATCAGAACTCGGTTCTCCTGCAGAGAAGAGTGGAGGAAGTGTCCAAACAATGCGACAACCAGCGCAAGGACCAGGAGAAAACCTTTCGTTTAACATTTGACTGA